The following proteins are co-located in the Phycisphaerae bacterium genome:
- a CDS encoding polyphosphate kinase 2 family protein: MNRYRVKPGEHIKLKEWDANQTHDCDGGKAEGRQRLADLGTELAHLQELLYAEHKHKLLIILQAMDTGGKDGTIRDVFHGVNPQGVKVASFKGPTPFELDRDYLWRVHLKVPAKGEMTIFNRSHYEDVLIARVHKLVPKEVWSRRFEHINAFEQMLADEGTVIRKFYLHIDLEEQKARIQSRLDDSRKNWKFNAADLEERKLWSDYMKAYEDVLEKTSTEWAPWYVVPANRKWYRNLVVAEVLVKTLKNLDMAFPKPAFDPLAYRVD, encoded by the coding sequence ATGAATCGCTACCGCGTCAAACCGGGAGAGCACATCAAACTGAAGGAGTGGGACGCGAACCAGACCCACGATTGTGACGGAGGCAAGGCCGAAGGCCGGCAACGGCTGGCCGACCTGGGTACCGAACTGGCCCACCTTCAGGAGTTGCTTTACGCCGAGCACAAGCACAAGCTGCTCATCATCCTGCAGGCCATGGACACCGGCGGCAAGGACGGCACCATACGCGACGTCTTCCACGGCGTCAACCCGCAAGGTGTCAAGGTCGCGAGCTTCAAGGGCCCGACGCCTTTCGAACTCGACCGCGACTACCTCTGGCGCGTCCACCTGAAAGTGCCGGCCAAGGGCGAGATGACCATCTTCAACCGCAGCCACTACGAGGACGTGCTCATCGCCCGGGTGCACAAGCTCGTGCCCAAGGAGGTCTGGTCGCGGCGCTTCGAGCACATCAACGCCTTCGAGCAAATGCTGGCCGACGAGGGCACGGTGATCCGCAAGTTCTATCTGCACATCGACCTTGAGGAGCAGAAGGCCCGGATCCAGTCGCGGCTCGACGACTCCCGGAAGAATTGGAAATTCAACGCCGCGGACCTCGAGGAGCGCAAACTCTGGTCCGACTACATGAAGGCCTATGAGGACGTACTGGAGAAAACCAGCACCGAGTGGGCCCCGTGGTACGTCGTACCCGCGAACCGCAAGTGGTACCGCAACCTGGTCGTGGCCGAGGTGCTGGTCAAGACCCTCAAGAACCTGGATATGGCTTTCCCGAAACCGGCGTTTGACCCGTTGGCATACCGCGTGGATTGA
- a CDS encoding OmpA family protein, which produces MFRKMECQLLAGTLGLLIAGAGCNDPKAKTEPVVDQHAAAAAERIAQLQKDLAEVRNGWAADRNRLNQMQAEIDRLNQELSKGTKVAEGWTPVPGGAMISIEGTVLFDSGKAILKPGGKTTLNAVAATIKSQYPGAEIYVFGHTDSEPIRKSSWTDNYELSCERSLSVVRYLRAQGDANYMAACGWGEHRPVAANSSAASRQQNRRVQIFAMTPTTKGEPAVRGTATQ; this is translated from the coding sequence ATGTTTCGCAAGATGGAGTGCCAGCTGTTGGCTGGTACCCTCGGCCTGCTCATCGCGGGCGCGGGCTGCAATGACCCAAAGGCGAAGACCGAGCCCGTCGTTGACCAGCATGCGGCCGCCGCCGCTGAGCGCATCGCTCAATTACAGAAAGACCTGGCCGAAGTCCGGAACGGTTGGGCTGCGGACCGCAACCGGCTCAATCAGATGCAGGCCGAGATCGATCGGCTCAACCAGGAACTGAGCAAGGGAACCAAGGTAGCGGAGGGTTGGACCCCCGTGCCGGGCGGAGCCATGATCTCGATTGAAGGCACGGTCCTGTTCGACTCCGGCAAAGCGATCCTGAAGCCGGGCGGCAAGACCACGCTCAACGCGGTCGCTGCCACGATCAAGAGCCAGTATCCCGGGGCCGAAATCTATGTCTTCGGCCACACGGACAGCGAACCAATCCGCAAGAGCAGCTGGACCGACAACTACGAGCTGAGTTGCGAGCGATCCCTGAGCGTGGTCCGCTATCTCCGCGCCCAGGGAGACGCGAACTACATGGCGGCTTGCGGCTGGGGCGAGCATCGCCCAGTGGCGGCCAACTCCAGCGCCGCCTCCCGCCAACAGAACCGCCGCGTCCAGATCTTCGCGATGACCCCGACGACCAAGGGCGAGCCGGCCGTCCGCGGCACCGCAACTCAGTGA
- a CDS encoding A24 family peptidase: MDFTLYCSVLVLSVGGCIGSFLNVVIYRWPRGISTRHPSRSFCPSCEHPIRWRDNIPVLSYILLRSRCRHCHRPISLQYPLVELATALAFLIIYDAFFVTSLREGVGEVSADWPLLIAHLVLAAGLIALSVMDLESYIVDINLTWLVSLVGILGHAFWTPRASQPYPGATDFDLGGQGGWIRPETSQAAMALAVAVGLAIGWFIYLRGRHLDVAEEHVDATQAEPPTPLRDIPSDLAGPPLEKGVLEESQPQGQDQAPLPVQDVPPRPAQGTAQPLPTSGNYRWLGLIPLTGLLVAYVVLMLMEPSTAFKTRLAQMGDWPWIGRLLQPMLQASVLHLVLGVLACFVGLSLAASHPQPEADSEIVDAIWGEAPSARAMAIDELRLLGPAILLGLLALTATWFSGGRDSQSRVFQLLHWQPIGQWQPLWGLATGLVGWVIGGAIGWLSRIFFTLAFGKEALGMGDVHIMAAAGAVAGWPVVFLGFFLAAPLALLALVVIAIRRQARALPYGPWLALGFFIALIFQDTLLKHLRIRWLFE, from the coding sequence ATGGATTTCACCCTGTACTGTTCGGTGCTCGTCCTCTCCGTCGGTGGATGCATCGGCAGCTTTCTGAATGTGGTCATCTACCGTTGGCCGAGAGGCATCTCCACACGCCACCCATCCCGCTCATTCTGCCCCAGCTGTGAGCACCCGATTCGCTGGCGGGACAACATCCCGGTCCTCAGCTACATACTCCTTCGCAGCCGTTGCCGGCACTGCCATCGCCCCATCTCACTGCAGTATCCACTGGTCGAATTGGCCACCGCCCTGGCATTCCTGATCATCTACGACGCCTTCTTTGTCACCAGCTTGCGCGAGGGCGTGGGTGAAGTCAGCGCCGACTGGCCGTTGCTCATCGCTCACCTGGTACTCGCGGCAGGGCTCATCGCTCTGTCCGTGATGGACCTCGAAAGCTACATCGTGGACATCAACCTGACCTGGCTGGTCTCGCTCGTCGGCATTCTCGGCCACGCCTTCTGGACGCCTCGAGCCAGCCAGCCGTATCCCGGGGCTACGGACTTCGATCTGGGCGGCCAAGGAGGATGGATACGACCGGAGACCAGCCAGGCGGCCATGGCCCTCGCGGTCGCGGTCGGACTGGCGATCGGCTGGTTCATCTACCTTCGTGGAAGACACTTGGATGTCGCGGAGGAACACGTGGACGCCACCCAGGCGGAGCCACCGACTCCCCTCCGGGACATCCCCTCGGACCTCGCCGGGCCCCCTCTTGAGAAGGGTGTATTGGAGGAGAGCCAGCCTCAAGGCCAGGATCAGGCGCCGTTGCCGGTGCAGGATGTGCCGCCGCGTCCCGCCCAGGGTACGGCCCAGCCTCTCCCCACGTCCGGCAACTACCGGTGGCTCGGGCTGATTCCGTTGACCGGCCTCCTGGTGGCCTACGTCGTCTTGATGCTCATGGAGCCCTCCACAGCGTTCAAGACCAGGCTGGCCCAGATGGGCGACTGGCCCTGGATCGGGCGTCTGCTCCAGCCCATGCTTCAAGCGAGCGTGCTCCACCTAGTCCTCGGGGTGCTGGCGTGCTTTGTCGGCCTGAGCTTGGCCGCCAGCCACCCGCAGCCAGAGGCCGACTCCGAGATCGTGGACGCCATTTGGGGCGAGGCCCCGAGCGCCCGGGCCATGGCCATCGACGAATTGCGCCTGCTCGGACCGGCCATCCTCCTGGGACTGCTGGCCCTCACGGCAACCTGGTTCTCCGGCGGCCGCGATTCGCAATCCCGAGTTTTCCAGTTGCTCCACTGGCAACCGATCGGGCAGTGGCAACCGCTGTGGGGCCTGGCGACCGGCCTGGTGGGATGGGTGATCGGCGGGGCGATCGGCTGGCTGTCGCGGATCTTCTTCACCCTGGCCTTCGGCAAGGAAGCCCTGGGGATGGGCGACGTTCATATCATGGCCGCCGCGGGCGCCGTCGCCGGATGGCCAGTGGTCTTCCTCGGCTTCTTCCTGGCCGCCCCGCTGGCGTTGCTGGCCCTGGTGGTCATCGCCATCCGCCGTCAGGCCCGGGCCCTGCCATACGGCCCGTGGCTGGCCCTGGGCTTCTTCATCGCCTTGATCTTCCAGGATACCCTCCTCAAGCACCTGCGAATCCGCTGGCTGTTCGAGTGA
- a CDS encoding adenine phosphoribosyltransferase: MAAHTTTPGSLELCRFIRDIPDFPKPGILFRDITPLLRNPGALSLAVEFMTQPFRDKHVDIVVGAESRGFIFGTAVARNLSAGFVPIRKPGKLPAAKRSMSYDLEYGQDKLEIHADAVERGQRVLLMDDLLATGGTMRACCDLVEQLGGDIVGVAVLIELADLAGRKKLAKWPLHCVLSYD; the protein is encoded by the coding sequence ATGGCCGCGCATACCACCACGCCGGGCAGCCTTGAGCTGTGCCGATTCATTCGCGATATCCCCGACTTCCCCAAGCCGGGCATTCTGTTCCGCGACATCACGCCCCTTCTCCGTAATCCGGGAGCCTTGTCCCTGGCCGTCGAGTTCATGACCCAGCCGTTCCGGGACAAGCATGTCGATATCGTGGTCGGGGCAGAGTCGCGAGGGTTCATCTTCGGGACAGCCGTAGCCCGCAACCTGTCGGCCGGATTCGTCCCCATCCGCAAGCCGGGCAAGCTACCCGCGGCCAAGCGGAGCATGAGTTACGACCTGGAGTACGGCCAGGACAAACTCGAGATCCACGCCGATGCCGTCGAGCGAGGTCAGCGGGTTCTGCTGATGGACGACCTGTTGGCCACCGGCGGAACGATGAGAGCCTGCTGCGACCTGGTCGAACAACTCGGCGGCGATATCGTCGGCGTCGCAGTGCTGATCGAGCTGGCGGACCTGGCGGGGCGCAAGAAACTGGCCAAGTGGCCCTTGCACTGCGTGCTCTCGTACGACTGA
- a CDS encoding exopolysaccharide biosynthesis protein, with product MASQLRLSSILTSLCQQAHPLADPPGAPQLNADPPPPAGQPKTRSNLTLGDIIDRTAHAGFGFLTAFLALVAIPFTGLSLPFGLAIAFLGIQMVAGKDRPWLPRRLRRRVVAMSTIDWIGRKVTRWTHGLERLIRPRLVWFARGPFWTLVGIGLILQGIGLAFPIPIPASNWAFIVPILIYGIGLLEDDGALILAGHIITAGMIALGAVFWELVHQRIAEGLTWVARLW from the coding sequence ATGGCCAGCCAACTGCGTTTGTCCTCAATCCTCACCTCCCTGTGTCAGCAGGCCCATCCCCTGGCGGATCCACCGGGGGCGCCCCAACTCAACGCGGACCCGCCCCCTCCCGCTGGCCAGCCCAAGACCCGCTCGAACTTGACCCTCGGCGATATCATCGATCGAACCGCCCACGCCGGCTTCGGCTTCCTGACCGCGTTCCTGGCTCTGGTAGCCATCCCATTCACCGGCCTGTCTCTCCCCTTCGGCCTGGCCATTGCGTTCCTGGGCATCCAGATGGTGGCCGGCAAGGACCGGCCTTGGCTGCCACGACGGCTCCGCCGACGGGTGGTCGCCATGTCAACCATCGATTGGATCGGCCGCAAGGTGACCCGCTGGACCCACGGCCTGGAGCGACTCATCCGGCCCCGACTGGTCTGGTTCGCGCGCGGGCCGTTCTGGACGCTGGTAGGCATCGGACTGATCCTGCAGGGCATCGGTCTGGCCTTCCCGATACCGATCCCGGCATCCAACTGGGCGTTCATCGTGCCCATCCTGATCTATGGCATCGGACTGTTGGAGGACGACGGGGCTCTCATCCTGGCCGGGCACATCATCACGGCCGGAATGATCGCCCTCGGCGCCGTGTTCTGGGAATTGGTCCACCAGCGTATCGCGGAAGGGCTGACCTGGGTTGCCAGGCTCTGGTAG
- a CDS encoding radical SAM protein has product MNHLFADHSRHWSANLYVYPVISRRSGGLSIGINLNPDKACNFDCVYCQVDRSVPPAVRKVDLDRLSQELDQMIQSAVGGELFSGGPLATTPNSHRSIRDIAFSGDGEPTASPVFLEALELAAGLRGRHGLDDVKLRVITDAAYLNKPRVREALAILDANNGEIWAKLDAGTDERFRLINRASVPLQTILDNIRDAARARPVVIQSLWMRIHGQAPPATEIEAFADRLKTILDQGGRFSLIQIYTVARQTAEPYVSPLPDAELNTIADRVRARISAPVAVFGG; this is encoded by the coding sequence CTGAACCATCTGTTCGCCGATCACTCCCGCCACTGGAGTGCCAACCTGTACGTCTACCCGGTGATCAGTCGCCGAAGCGGCGGGCTGTCCATCGGGATCAACCTCAACCCAGACAAGGCCTGCAACTTCGACTGCGTCTACTGCCAGGTGGACCGATCCGTTCCCCCGGCCGTTCGCAAGGTGGACCTCGACCGGTTGAGCCAGGAACTCGATCAGATGATCCAATCGGCCGTCGGCGGCGAGCTTTTCTCAGGCGGCCCCCTGGCAACTACGCCCAACTCGCACCGGTCGATTCGGGACATCGCTTTCTCCGGCGACGGCGAGCCGACCGCCTCGCCGGTGTTCCTCGAAGCGTTGGAACTCGCCGCCGGCCTTCGCGGACGTCACGGCCTCGATGACGTCAAGTTGCGGGTCATTACGGACGCGGCTTATCTCAACAAACCGCGGGTCAGGGAAGCCCTGGCGATCCTCGACGCCAACAACGGCGAAATCTGGGCCAAGCTCGACGCCGGAACCGACGAACGCTTCCGATTGATCAACCGGGCCAGCGTGCCGCTGCAGACCATTCTGGACAATATCCGCGACGCCGCCCGCGCTCGCCCCGTGGTGATCCAGTCGCTGTGGATGAGGATCCACGGCCAAGCCCCGCCCGCAACTGAAATCGAGGCCTTCGCCGACCGGCTAAAAACCATCCTCGACCAGGGCGGTCGCTTCTCGCTCATTCAGATCTACACCGTCGCCCGCCAGACCGCCGAGCCGTACGTCAGCCCCCTGCCCGATGCGGAGTTGAACACCATCGCCGACCGAGTGCGAGCACGCATCAGCGCGCCCGTCGCGGTTTTCGGGGGATGA
- a CDS encoding TolC family protein: MAWQHSRHTGWLAAAVLVAALACDSTPQMGSGVSQVGAGRRYANLHRGDGTTSAQLAQDTGPAAQPQDLPSRPVKPADTRPAKAGAEISFQIPDPTAIETVLNQEKDKELGLLAQRVLSAEDRQREEREINTLYARFHDNILAKSGVIRRPKQVELRLADVIRRTLQSNYAIQVRAYDPAIETTKIVEAEAQFDAVYFGKTNYSRLDRPTSSALVSSQSDQRDFETGVKKLLSTGTQIQVSYALSRTWTNLTYQTLNPSYADDFAVEFRQPFLKGFGLDVNRSQIEIRKLDRAISIEKLRKDIIDAIHNTEQAYWTLAQARRRVAISARLLTNLELILQRLEQRKAAGYDVYGVQLNLTTSRIEQRRADFIRRCNDVKNAETALLALMNDPEMNLAEDYEVIPVDTMSLEPIVVDELGEVAAALTYRSELHQAKHAIEQAQLAIGVAKNQALPKLDVIFRYLIDGMGSDAHGAFSQMWDNRFNEYVVGLEFEYPIGDRGPEAALRRARLQQAQAITSHRAQIENAIREVRQAVRDLNTGYEQIGPSLRAAEASLDQLRATRARQEKLDPPSLQVELDAHETLASTRDSLLQVLANYNIALSNLEKQKGTLLQYNNVVIRGVDDKSYEKPYQPTSR, encoded by the coding sequence ATGGCATGGCAGCATTCTCGGCACACCGGATGGCTTGCCGCCGCGGTTCTCGTTGCGGCGCTGGCTTGTGATTCCACTCCCCAAATGGGCAGCGGCGTCTCCCAGGTCGGAGCGGGCCGCCGCTACGCAAACCTTCACCGGGGCGATGGCACCACCTCCGCCCAACTGGCCCAGGACACCGGCCCGGCGGCTCAGCCGCAAGACCTCCCCTCTCGCCCGGTCAAGCCCGCCGACACCCGGCCCGCCAAGGCCGGGGCCGAAATCAGCTTCCAGATCCCTGATCCGACCGCCATCGAGACCGTCCTCAACCAGGAGAAGGACAAGGAGCTCGGTCTGCTCGCTCAGCGTGTGCTCAGTGCTGAGGACCGCCAGCGCGAGGAACGGGAAATCAACACCCTCTACGCCCGGTTCCACGACAACATCCTGGCCAAGTCCGGGGTGATCCGCCGGCCCAAGCAGGTCGAGCTCCGCTTGGCGGACGTCATCCGCCGGACCCTGCAGAGCAACTACGCCATCCAAGTTCGGGCCTATGACCCGGCCATCGAGACGACCAAGATCGTCGAGGCCGAAGCTCAGTTCGACGCGGTCTACTTCGGCAAGACCAACTACAGCCGCCTCGACCGGCCGACCAGTTCCGCTCTGGTGAGCAGCCAGAGCGACCAGCGCGATTTCGAGACCGGTGTCAAGAAACTGCTGTCTACCGGCACGCAGATTCAGGTCAGCTATGCCCTGTCGCGAACCTGGACCAACCTGACCTACCAGACACTCAACCCGTCTTACGCCGACGATTTCGCGGTCGAGTTTCGCCAGCCGTTCCTCAAGGGCTTCGGACTGGACGTGAACCGGTCGCAGATCGAAATCCGCAAGCTGGACCGGGCGATCAGCATCGAGAAGCTCCGGAAGGACATCATCGACGCGATTCACAACACCGAGCAGGCCTACTGGACACTGGCCCAGGCCCGCCGGCGAGTCGCCATCTCCGCCCGGCTCCTGACCAACCTGGAGCTGATTCTGCAGCGGCTCGAACAGCGCAAGGCGGCAGGCTACGACGTCTACGGCGTTCAACTCAACCTCACCACCAGCCGCATCGAGCAGCGACGGGCTGACTTCATTCGCCGCTGCAACGACGTCAAGAACGCCGAGACCGCATTGCTCGCCCTGATGAATGATCCGGAGATGAACCTCGCCGAAGACTACGAAGTGATCCCGGTCGATACCATGTCACTCGAGCCGATCGTGGTTGACGAACTCGGCGAGGTGGCCGCGGCGCTGACCTACCGGTCGGAACTGCACCAGGCCAAGCACGCCATCGAGCAAGCTCAGCTGGCCATCGGCGTCGCCAAGAACCAGGCCTTGCCCAAGCTGGACGTCATCTTCCGCTACTTGATCGACGGTATGGGCTCGGATGCCCATGGGGCGTTCAGCCAGATGTGGGACAACCGCTTCAACGAGTACGTGGTCGGCCTGGAGTTTGAGTATCCGATCGGCGACCGTGGCCCGGAGGCGGCTTTGCGCCGGGCGCGGCTCCAGCAGGCTCAGGCCATCACCAGCCACCGGGCCCAGATCGAGAACGCCATCCGCGAGGTCCGACAGGCAGTCCGCGACCTGAACACCGGCTACGAGCAGATCGGGCCAAGCCTGCGGGCGGCCGAGGCGTCCCTCGACCAGCTGAGAGCCACCCGAGCCCGGCAGGAGAAGCTCGACCCCCCCTCCTTGCAGGTCGAACTCGACGCCCATGAGACCTTGGCCAGTACCCGCGATAGCCTGCTCCAGGTTCTGGCAAACTACAACATCGCCCTCAGTAACCTGGAGAAACAGAAGGGCACGCTGCTCCAGTACAACAACGTCGTGATCCGCGGCGTGGACGACAAGAGCTACGAGAAACCCTATCAGCCGACCTCACGCTGA
- a CDS encoding phosphomannomutase/phosphoglucomutase yields the protein MPERQGQEGYYRFCPGEERFKLSDAVCRGRRRGHYPKCKGCQFNEDERVGGPRASTAATGAAALPSPPPSAAAAPTARPASPKRDQIETLFKANDIRGVYPDPLSAESAWRIGMAIAQFLRSELRGYDRGRPDKSTVIVGRDMRRSSPDLAEALIGGLQAGGAAVIDIGMVDTPQLYFAVNRLVCCGGVQVTASHNPGNYNGFKICGQKARPVSADTGLSKIGKIAKNTLRHSGTAQAGREARDLTSDYKAFVRAFLKEEGHLVNGDRPFQVVVDASNGMAGRWFPVLFGDIDWLEVVPLNFEHNGEFVHEPDPIDEANLAQLRDRMVRSKADLGICFDGDADRCILVDGQGNPVRGDLVTALLAPYFLREFPNSTVVYDVRSSRVVPEEIRKGGGQPRRERCGHAFVKKTLADTRGAFAGELSGHYYFRENFFCDSAMIAFAEVLNLLNLTGQPLGELIAPLRRYASSGQITFRCQDPKATFKHLAREYADAEIDYLDGITVQYEDWWFNVRQTITLDEPVVRVSVETFGQKALDARIEEVCRKMEEAGNARLS from the coding sequence GTGCCTGAACGCCAAGGTCAGGAAGGCTACTATCGCTTCTGCCCGGGCGAAGAGCGTTTCAAGCTCTCCGACGCGGTCTGTCGTGGTCGTCGCCGGGGCCACTATCCCAAGTGCAAGGGCTGTCAGTTCAACGAGGATGAACGTGTCGGCGGTCCGCGGGCGTCGACAGCTGCGACGGGTGCTGCCGCACTTCCGTCGCCGCCCCCCTCAGCTGCCGCCGCTCCGACCGCTCGTCCGGCCTCTCCGAAACGCGACCAGATCGAGACGCTGTTCAAAGCCAATGACATCCGCGGGGTCTATCCCGATCCGCTCAGTGCCGAGTCGGCCTGGCGGATCGGCATGGCCATCGCCCAGTTCCTTCGTTCCGAGCTTCGAGGCTATGATCGCGGGCGGCCGGACAAATCCACGGTCATCGTCGGCCGGGACATGCGCAGGAGCTCTCCGGACTTGGCCGAGGCCCTCATCGGTGGCCTGCAGGCGGGTGGGGCGGCGGTGATCGATATTGGCATGGTTGACACCCCGCAGCTCTACTTTGCCGTCAACCGGCTGGTCTGCTGCGGCGGGGTCCAGGTTACGGCGAGTCATAACCCCGGCAACTACAATGGTTTCAAGATTTGCGGGCAGAAGGCTCGGCCGGTCAGCGCCGACACCGGTCTGAGCAAAATCGGCAAGATCGCCAAGAATACACTGCGCCACTCCGGCACCGCCCAGGCCGGCCGGGAGGCGCGCGACCTCACCTCTGACTACAAGGCTTTCGTGCGGGCGTTTCTGAAAGAGGAGGGTCACCTGGTGAATGGTGACCGGCCGTTCCAGGTCGTGGTTGATGCCTCCAATGGCATGGCCGGCCGCTGGTTTCCGGTTCTGTTCGGCGATATCGACTGGCTGGAGGTCGTTCCGCTGAACTTCGAGCATAACGGCGAGTTCGTGCACGAGCCCGACCCGATCGATGAAGCCAACCTGGCCCAGCTTCGGGATCGCATGGTTCGCTCCAAGGCCGATCTGGGCATCTGTTTCGACGGTGACGCCGACCGCTGCATCCTGGTGGACGGCCAGGGCAACCCGGTGCGCGGCGACCTGGTGACCGCCCTCCTGGCCCCGTATTTCCTTCGCGAGTTTCCCAACTCGACGGTGGTGTACGATGTGCGCTCCTCGCGGGTGGTGCCCGAGGAGATCCGCAAAGGCGGGGGACAGCCGCGGCGCGAACGCTGCGGCCACGCCTTCGTGAAGAAGACCCTGGCCGACACCCGAGGTGCGTTCGCCGGCGAGCTGAGCGGGCACTACTATTTCCGAGAGAACTTCTTCTGCGATTCGGCGATGATCGCGTTCGCCGAGGTTCTGAACCTGCTGAACCTGACCGGGCAACCGCTCGGCGAACTGATCGCTCCGCTTCGTCGTTACGCCAGCTCCGGGCAGATCACCTTCCGCTGTCAGGATCCAAAAGCCACCTTCAAGCACCTGGCGCGCGAATATGCCGACGCCGAGATCGACTACCTCGACGGCATCACCGTTCAGTATGAGGACTGGTGGTTCAACGTGCGCCAGACCATTACCCTGGACGAACCCGTGGTCCGCGTGAGCGTGGAGACTTTCGGCCAGAAAGCCCTGGATGCGCGAATCGAAGAGGTCTGTCGGAAGATGGAGGAAGCGGGCAACGCGAGATTGAGCTAA
- a CDS encoding insulinase family protein, which yields MSTFDDITRHRRLTCGIDLVVQPLPGRPVAALEIRLPAGFAFERTEYLGVAHVLNEAITKGTAKRDARGVNDAFDAIGASHDSYAGRETVGFASLCLPEFVEQVITLYAEILRTPTFPEEACTVAVNLARQSLAALKDDPDELVRKLICRQAYGEPLGRHALGDEESLGRIGRQQIVAHWRRLFSSRRMQVAVAGAVDSERVADLFEREFTGFSPVEGEGEAASPSLRFNPGRSHHHKELEQEHVAICFPGPAVTDADFPVELVLVGVLSGGMSGRLFTEVREKQGLVYWVGAWSDHPRTGGMLHVGASTTPERLDQTYATLLREINRLSEDLTEEEVQRAITGLVAQVRTRGDVTRSRASRLSDDLFFHGRPIPITEKLARIQAVTVSDIRGFLARHPRDRLSVVTLGPRELAG from the coding sequence ATGTCCACCTTCGACGACATCACCCGTCACCGTCGCCTCACGTGCGGCATCGATCTGGTCGTGCAGCCGCTGCCCGGGCGCCCGGTCGCGGCCTTGGAGATCCGCCTGCCTGCGGGTTTCGCCTTCGAGCGGACCGAGTATCTCGGCGTCGCCCATGTGCTGAACGAGGCTATTACCAAGGGCACGGCCAAGCGCGACGCCCGCGGGGTCAACGACGCCTTCGATGCCATCGGGGCAAGCCACGATTCGTATGCCGGCCGGGAGACGGTGGGCTTCGCCAGTCTCTGCCTGCCGGAGTTCGTCGAGCAGGTGATCACCCTGTACGCCGAAATCCTGCGCACGCCGACGTTTCCGGAGGAAGCTTGCACGGTGGCCGTGAATCTCGCCCGCCAGTCGCTGGCCGCCCTCAAGGACGACCCGGACGAACTGGTCCGCAAGTTGATCTGCCGGCAGGCCTACGGCGAACCGCTGGGGCGTCATGCGCTGGGCGATGAGGAGAGCCTGGGGCGAATCGGTCGCCAGCAGATCGTCGCCCACTGGCGCCGGCTGTTCTCCTCCCGGCGGATGCAGGTCGCGGTGGCCGGTGCGGTTGACTCCGAGCGCGTGGCCGACCTCTTCGAGCGCGAGTTCACGGGATTCAGCCCGGTCGAGGGAGAGGGCGAGGCGGCGTCGCCCTCGCTGCGGTTCAATCCCGGCCGATCGCACCACCACAAGGAACTCGAGCAGGAGCACGTGGCCATCTGCTTCCCGGGCCCGGCGGTCACCGATGCCGATTTTCCGGTGGAGCTGGTGCTGGTCGGCGTACTGTCCGGAGGCATGAGCGGGCGGCTGTTCACCGAGGTTCGGGAGAAGCAGGGCCTGGTGTACTGGGTCGGTGCGTGGTCCGATCACCCCCGGACCGGCGGCATGCTCCACGTCGGCGCCTCCACGACGCCCGAACGTCTGGACCAGACTTACGCCACGTTGCTTCGCGAGATCAATCGGCTCAGCGAGGACCTGACCGAAGAGGAGGTCCAGCGAGCCATCACCGGCCTGGTGGCCCAGGTGCGCACCCGCGGGGACGTGACCCGCTCACGAGCCAGCCGCCTGTCCGACGACCTCTTCTTCCATGGTCGCCCCATCCCCATCACCGAGAAGCTCGCCCGCATCCAGGCAGTGACCGTATCGGATATTCGCGGTTTTCTCGCTCGCCATCCGCGTGATCGCCTGAGCGTGGTCACGCTGGGGCCGAGGGAACTGGCTGGGTAG